TCGTTGATTCATTTTGCCCCTGGTATTGCCATGGGAGGGGTTATCGGGGCGCAGCTTCTTTCAATTATCAGTGTGTTGGTTTTTAAGGTTGCGTTCTCTGTGGTGGTCCTATTCGCTTTGTTTGCGCTTCTTTTTCCAATTAAAGCTGACAGCAAGAACAATAATACACAGAAGCGTTTTATCGATTTACCCTTAGGGTTGCTCGTTGGCATTGTTTCCCTATTATCGGGTAATAACGGGCAAGATCTTAGCTATATGCTGAGCCGACTCAAAAAAGTCAGCGTCGGTCTCATCGACGGCACAACGGCTGGATTTGTCGTTTTTAGCTCGATTGCGGCGATGATCGGCTTTATTTTTCCCGCCAAGCCGTTTAATGACTTGGGATTATCAGGTTTTGCTGGGGCAATTCATCTACCTTCATTGGGTGTTTTAGCGTTAGCGCATACGGTGTTTTATTGGCTATGTCGGCACCGTGGTAATGCGTTGGACAAAAAGGTTTTAGCGGTGAGCGTGATGATTTTTTTGGCTTGTTCCGTGGTTCGAATCTGGTGGTAAATGGCACTCGATAGGCTTGGTATTTGAACGATTGGCCCCATTATGGTGTGATATACATGTTAAACAAATTCAAAGGTACAAGATGAAAAATACCAGTGACTATGGCGTTCTAATGATTAACTTAGGCACTCCAGATGGCGCAAATACGGCGGATGTTCGTCGTTTTCTTCGAGAATTTCTTTCTGACAGTCGAGTAGTGGATCTTAATCCTTTGTTATGGAAGCCTATTTTAAATCTGATCATCTTAACAATACGACCTCCTAAGGTGGCGAAAGTATATCAACAAGTGTGGATGGATGAGGGCTCACCTTTGTTGGTGTTAAGTCAACGCTTAAAAGAAAACGTAAAAAAAGCGTTAGCCGAAAAAAATGGCTATGACGTACCTGTTGAATTAGCAATGACTTACGGTAATCCAAGCATGGAAGTCGCCGCGAACGCACTGAGAAAACAAGGGGTCAAAAACATCGTGGTTGTGCCCATGTACCCTCAGTTTTCTGCAACGACAACAGGAGCCGCTTACGATAGATTAATGTCATCTTTAAAACGCTGCCCCCACTGGCCTTCGTTGCAGTTACTGCATGATTACGCCGATCATCCGCTATACATCACTGCGTTGGCTAATTCAATACGTAAACAATGGGAGCAGCAGGGCGAACGTCGGCATCTTGTGTTGTCTTATCATGGCATTCCAAAACGTTATGTTACTAACGGTGATCCTTATGCAAGGCGCTGCAATACAACCAGTAAGCGGGTGGCAGAGGAGCTTGGCTTAAAAGACGATGAGTGGACGCATGTGTATCAATCCCGCTTTGGTCGCGAAGAGTGGCTTAAACCCTACGCGGATGCGACTTTGAAAGCATTTCCTTCAAAAGGGATCAAGAAAATCAATGTCATCAGCCCTGCGTTTTCGATTGATTGCATTGAGACGCTCGAAGAAATCACGTTAGAACTTGGAGACGAGTTCAAGCACAACGGCGGGGAAGCCTTTGAGTATATTCCCGCGTTAAATGACTCTTCTGATCAGGTTGATTTGTATCTTGCTTTAATTGAGCAAAATACCAAGCAATGGACGTCTTTATGACCTCTGACGCCTTAAGCATTAAAACGATTGCGTTTGATGCAGACGACACGCTTTGGCGAAATGAAGACATTTTTATTCATGCTCAAGATGCCTTCATTGAATTGTTGTTACCTTACCAGAATGAGGTCTTTATTCGCTCTCATCTTGGTGAAACACAGGTAAAAAACCTCGCGCACTTTGGTTATGGCATCAAAGGCTTTACGCTGTCGATGATTGAAACCGCCATTGAATTGACAGAAGGGCGTATTTCAGGGAGCGAAATTCATCAAATTATACAGCTTGCCAAGTGTATGTTGGCGTCTCCAGTTGAGTTGCTCGATCAGGTCGAACAGGTTTTAAAGCGGTTGCATGGTCGTTTTCAATTGTTAGTTATTACCAAAGGCGACCTGCTGGACCAAGAAAGTAAGCTAGCGAGGTCAGGGCTTGCCGATTATTTTGATGTCGTTGAAATTGTCAGTGATAAAACGCCCGAAACATACCGTCAAATTTTGCAACGTCATGGATGGAAAGCGGAAGAATTCCTCATGGTGGGGAACTCACTGAAATCAGATGTATTACCTGTTATGGATATTGGTGCTAAAGCGCTGCATATTTCTTATCACAGTACATGGGAGCACGAGCAAGTGAGCGAAGAAGTACTACAGTCTTATCCTTTACTGACTCGTTTAAAAGATATTTCTCAACTTGAAGGCTGGTTACAGCAAACATCATCGCGATAAGGTGAAAGAATGATGAATTTCAAAGTGATATTAGTGTTATTTATTTTATTTTCGTCTCTTGTACAGGCCGATGAAAACGCGTTTGATAAAGCCAAAAGTACGGCACAACAATGGTGGGGAGAAACCAAACAAGCCAGTTCTGACGTGGCACAACGTGCTTCAGAAAAAGCCAGTGTACTCGGTGAAAAAGCCAGTGAGAATGCAAAAGAGACAGGTCTTGTGATTTGGGACAAAATGAAAGAAGTCGGTGTAGCAACTCAAGATAACGCTAAAATAGGCGTGTCAAAGATAAAATCGCTCTTACCTGAGGAAGAATGCAAAGAAGACAGTGCTCTTTGCCTAATTGAGAAACAATAGACCGTGACAGAAAAGCCCTCTAAATTATTTGTTACTCACTGGGAACAAGAGTTCTTAGAGCAAAATGACGCTCAAATAACGTCGGCAAAAGTTCGATACCGATGTCCTAAGTGTGACAGTTTATTGATGTTAAAACAGGGCGCCAATGGTGATTTTTGGGGCTGCGAAGCCTATCCAAATTGTGATTACACCGCAAACAATGAAAACGGAAAACCCGTCAGAGCAAAACGCTACCTATGCCCTTCATGCCAGTCGCCATTGAGAAAAAAAACGTTTAAAGAGAATTCTTTCTGGGGATGCTCTCGTTATCCTGAATGCAAAGTGACCGTCGAAGATGACAAAGGAATTCCATCAAGTACGAAGAAATACCCTTGTCGGCTTTGCGGTCATTATTTGATTAGAAAAAAGAGCAAGAATGGTTACTTCTGGGGCTGTGTGACCTATCCGACGTGCACTCATACTTTAAACGATAACAATGGACTGCCTGTACCAAAGAAAAAATAGTAAATGCCTGCTGCGAAATGATTGGTTATTAATTATAGAAATATTTCATTCTCTCAACTTTCAACTTTCAACTAATTACTGATTTTCAATGTCTTCAAGCGCTTTCTCAATCGTATCAAACGAAAACTCGAAGCCTTGCTGCTCAAGACGTTTAGGCACAATTTTAGCCCCTTCAGTCAATAAGCAAGCCATTTCGCCAAATATCGCATTTAACATCCATCTAGGTGTCGGCAAAACAGCAGGTCGATTTAATGAACGAGCATACGCTTTCGCGAAGTGCTGTTGCTCTATCAATTCAGCAGCGACAAGGTTGTATTCGCCCACATAGTCTTGGTCGCGCATCGCCGTTGTAATGGCGTTAACCACATCGTCTATATGAACCCAAGAAAACCATTGCTTGCCACCAGCAATAGGACCTCCTGCACCGAGTTTAAAAGGCAGACGCATTTTATTCAGCGCACCACCTCTACCTAAGACAACACCCAACCTAAAAATGACAATTCGCGTTTGATCATTTAAGAAGGCGTGGGCTGAGTCTTCCCATGCTTTACAAAGTTCATGAGAAAAACCACCCTTTGGAGGCGTATCTTCCGAAAATACCCCGTGACGCGCGACCCCATAGAAACCGATGGCCGACATTGAAATAACCAAAGAAGGAGGGTGCTGCAATGCTAAACGGACTGAGTCTGTCAATGTCACTCGGCTATCGTAAAGGTGTTTTTTACGCTTCTCAGTCCAGGGTTTGCTGGCGATATTTTCACCCGCTAAGTTAATGAAAACATCTATTTTTTTGTCAATATTAGAAAGTGTCTCTAGGGTGAACTGTCTAACGCTGGAGTGGAGTCGAGTGTCAATTTTTCTAACAACGGCGTAAATATTATGTTCGTTTGGAGACAATGATTTTAGCAGCGATTGCCCAATAAACCCCGTTGCACCCGATACTAAAATGTTCATGTTGGCGTCCTTTGATTATAACAATTCTTTTATTTTACGTTTAAAAAAGGAAATAGGATCAATGACTTCTCGATTTTAATTTAGGGTGACGATTTTTCATAAATAACCCTTAAAGAATACAGCCTTTTTTGTTCTGCACCTTCTTTTTATGCCATAGGATGGCTAAAATGATGCATTAACGAATTATTAGGTATTGAGATGCTACGCAAAGAATACGATCACATTATCCTACTGGCACACGGCAGCCCGGACCCTCTCTGGAAACAGCCTTTCGAAGCCTTGTACGCGCAAGTTACTCAAACGTATGGCGAAAACAATGTCAGCCTTGCCTATATGGAAATGACCACGCCTTCTCTGGAAGACGCCGTGGCAATGCTTGGAAGCACAGTGAAAAGCGTGGCGGTATTGCCGTTATTTTTGGCTGTTGGTCGTCATTTGAGGCACGATGTTCCTACACAAATCACCGCCTTACAAAGAGAAGATCTTCACCTAACATTGTTACCACCTATTGGTGATGATGAGTTGGTAAAAAAAGCCATGGAAACAGCTGTCGCTAATCACCTAGGTAAAGTATAAGAATGCCGTTTGTTAGTGTGCTGCAAAACTACGTAGCCCAAGAAAGCGCTGTTCGTAAAAACGCGGTTCAAAACTATTTATAGCTGGAGCACAATGGATGTTATTTAAGCATTTGCCTGATGAAATTTTTCAGGCATTGAGCGGCTCTAATAGAGCGCTGGTGGAAGCGGTATTAAAAGATCTAGCTGAGATATTTTATGATCACGCCGAAGATCCGATTAAAGACAAATCGGTTATTATCGAATCCATTGAAGACACGCTTCACAAGCTGGACACTGTTGCTTGGCACGACGACCAAAAAGAACCCTTCGATTCGCCTAAAACCCTCCATGATTATGCGCTTCGGATTTATCATCGCTTAGTAAACACGGGCTGGTTAGTTGAAGAGCAAGAGCTGTATCGTGTTAGCGTGTTGATGACCCCACAAATCTCCATGTTATTAAGGTCGCTTATTGAGATAAGCCAACACGGCAAGCGTAATTATGGGGCAACGGTTTTGAGTATTTTGAGCAACCTCGAATCGGTTGCTAAACACCCCAAAGAACGTGGTGTCACACTCAGCCAATCGGCCGAAGCCTCTCGAGAATTTTCAGCGCATCTTAACCAAATTCTGCTTGGCATTCGCAGTTTACAACGAGAATTGTTTGATAGCCGTGACCCCAAAGCCATTGTTGCCGGCTTTTTTGATCTATTTGTAGAAGGTATCTTAATCGCTGACTACAAAACACTGAAAACCAGTAACAATCCTTTTCGCTTTAGACGTCAAATATTAGAATTAGCCCAATCGTTTTTAAGTGATTCCAAGACGATGAAGGAAGTGGCTCAGTGCTATGTTGATCAGCAGCTTATTTCCATGGACAAAGCACTTGTCATGGTTGAGAAAGATTGCCGCGACATCATTCAAACGTTTAGCAATATCGAACAGCGCTTAGAACGTATTGATGAATACCGTTATCGACTCGAAAAAAGAGCGGCGGATACAGCGCGCTATATGGACAGTTCGCGACCTGGTATGGCCAACAAAATAGCGGGCATTATCAGTGATGCGGCTTCTTATCATTCTCTGCCAGTGCTTAAAGGAATGATAGGAGCAAAGTTTGTCGGAGTGGCCTCTGCAGCACAGCCTTCTCGTCGTAGAGAGCCACCTCCGCCTCGTATTATGACCCCTGTCGAAGTGTCTGCTCAGGCCATCATAATTCGAGACCAACAACGTCGTTTTCATGAAGCCCGTCAAGTCACTCTTCCTAAAATGCAGAGTTATTTGGAAAAGCAATTAGCCACTGGACGAACAAAGCACATTTTAGACTTTACTATTGAGTCTGTTGAAGATTTCGTCTGCTTTGACCACTTGCGCTATGTTGGGTCTTTGGGTGTAAATGCAAAGAAAATTGAAGACGAATTTGAAATACAATTTACCCACACCTATTTGGATGTGCATAACTTCGTTGAGTGTCGCGAATTTAATGTGGTACGTAGGAGCAAAGCGTAATGCTGAGAGAACTAAAAAAAGTGGTGGAAGAGTCTGGAAAAGACGCGCAAGAATTCCAGCATACGGCCAACTTCCTAATTGCGAATCAGTTTGCCAGTGCCTACAAGCACGGCCAGCGTAAACATTATTTACTGTTGGAGTCTTACCAAGACTATTTTGGTCGTCTGTTTGACGCACTTGGCATGACGCTGTATCTCAATGAAAATGAGCGCTTGGCGGGGCTTTTACCGGTCCAAAAAGAAGCCTTTGTTCGACTTAAAACAGACGAGACTTTGTTTTTATTAGTGCTACGTCAGATTTATGAAGAAAAGATCGAGAATTTCGAAGTCGATAATGGTTTTGTGGCTACGGATACCCGCCATGTTTTAAACCGCTTTGTGCAGTTGGTCAAACGTGACATTCCTAATGAAACACGCTTCAAAGATATCTTGGCGTTGCTAAGTCGACATGGCGTATTGATTCGGGGCAAATCTTATGAAGAAGACAGCAAGAATCAGATAATCAATATTACGCCAGTTGTTCGTTTAATCGTGACAGAAGCTTATTTAAGACAATTAGAGTCATTCAACGATACAGATCCTGATGAAGATGATGTTGTTGAACTGGAAGCCAACGACGCACAAGACACTCCTCAGGATTAGGGCCATAACATGAAAAAGCTGAATCGAATCGTATTAGTGAACTGGTATCTACTGGGCGCAGAAGAAATTAATATTCGTGGCAACACGGCCATTATTGGACCGACAGGGTCGGGCAAATCGTCGTTATTAGATGCCATTCAAACGGTATTAACAGGAGCCAGTAAGCGCCATCTCAATTACAACGCCAGTGCCAACGATGGTAAAGCTAGCGGTCGAAGTATCCGTTCTTATATATTAGGAATGATCGATTCAGGCTCTGCCAATATAAAAAGCCTAGGAACACAACCTAGGCAAGACGCGACGAGTTACCTGGCCCTAGTGTTTGAAGACAGTAAAACAGGCAAAGAGTCCAGTGTCGGCTTAGCGTTAAGCGCTTCTTTGTCTTCACCGGAAGAAGATGTACTTGGTCGTTTTGTGTTGTCCAACGTGGGCGTTAGAAAATCCGATTTTATCGATGCATTGGAAGGGAAAAGTTACCAAGCAAAACCATGGATTGAAGTCCGTGAAACGATGAAAAAAACAGCTCTGGACCCTTACATTAAATCGGGCAGTGCGTCAGCAACACAATATATTAATCGTTACCTTGAAGAGTTAAGCCCAAGTGCAGACCACCTCATAACATTAGACAGCTTTTTAAAGAACTTTAAAAATGCGCTGAAATTTGTCCCCATTGCCTCACCCACGCGCTTTGTACAAGACTTTGTATTGGCAGAAGCGCCTTTACAAATTGGGGCGTATCAAAAGTCTTTGAACGAATATCGCCAACTTGAAGCCAAAACGCTTGAAGTAGCTAAGCGCATTGATGACCTCGAGCTGATCAAACAAGATTGCGAAAAAAAGCACCAACAAGAACAAAGTTCGGTTAATTATCAGTGGATTGCCACAGAAGCACGTTTTGATGAACTCGGTGCCAAACAAGACGACATTCAAGATCAATATGAATTACAAAAAGAACGCGAAGAAGAAATAGAAGAGGAGTTAGCCACACAAGCCAGCCTGATCAAACAACTGCAAAGTCAATTGTTACGGTTTGAGCAGCAGTATGAACACTCTGATGTCGGCTTGAAACTTCAACAATTAGAACAAAATAAAAAGCTTCTGGTTCTGCAATCGCAGCAAGATCAAAAAGCCGTTTTACAAGTTCGCCAACTGACCTTGTTACTGTCATCTTTACAGTCTTACGATACACTTTTATCTACGGATACAATAAATTTAGTCAAAGAGTTTGCCCAGTTTGACGGTTTAATCTCTGAAACTGGACAGGTAGAAGGCAATTTAAAACCGCTCACACAAAGACTAGTGGCATTAAATGCATTACTGGACAAAGAGAAAGCGCAGGTGTTTGCACAGCGATCCCTTTTAAACCGTAACATTTTAAACTTAAAAGACGAATGTAAGCAGTTAGAGTCTGATGTGTCTTCGTTAAAAGGTGGCGTTAGTCCCTTATCACAAAACACCAAACGTCTCATCGCCTTGCTAAACGAAGCAAACATCACAGCAACACCATTAAGCCATCTTTCTGAGGTAACAGATAGGAAGTGGCAGGATGCCATAGAAGGGTATTTAGGCGCTCAACGTGAAGCCCTAATTGTTGAACCTGACGATGCAGAGGCGGCGATTCGTATCTTTCGTGCGCACAGGCGACAACTTATGGGATGTCGTGTTATTGACACGACTCAAACCCGACTCTGGTTAAACCGTGGTGATCAAAACTCCGCCTTACGCTTTATTCGGTGTAACAACGATCATGCGCAAGCCTATCTCAACCGTCGCCTTGGCGGCATTAAACCTGTTGAAACCGAACGAGAACTGTTGCGAGAAGACAGTGCCATGACCGCAGATGGCATGTTGAAGTTAGCAGGCACCATTTCTACCATTCGATTTGTCTCTCATATGATGGTGGGTATTAATACTGATGGGATGCGTGAATCTCGTGAAAAGCAGCTTGCCAACCTTAGTGCGGAACTAATGGACTTTTTAAAGGCAGATCAACGTCTTGAGCAAGCCGATTCCCTATTGGGCCGTGTGATGGCTAATAATCAGTTTGACGTTGATGTGATAGGAAATGCCAGTCATACACTGACTCGATTGACACAGGAATTAGAGTCTGTCGAAGCAGAAATTTCTCAGTTGCAACAGCATGATGATACGGAATTACAAGAGCGCATCGAAGCGCTTAAGTTGCGAATTGCTAATGTTGAGCTGGAGCAGAAAAAATTAGACCGCGAGCGTCAGCAAATTGCGGAACAATTTGGCGCTTTGAACACACAAAAAAGCCAGTTAAGTTCGGCATTAGCGGCACTTGACGAAGAGAGAAGTCGCTTGACGTCTAATGCAAAGTATAATGCTGAATTTGCGAGTGAACGTTACGCGTTGCTCGAAGGCAGTATGGTAAGTGGGGCGGCGATTTACAAAGAAGCCATCAGTCGAGCCGATAAAGCCAATGAAAAAGCACGTGGGTTTGACCAAAAAGTCCGTAAAGAAGTTGCTGATCATTACGGCAAATATCATCACGCAAATGTAGACGACGACATTCAATTAGATTATTTAGAATCCAAGTTTGAAGAGTTTGAGCACTATGTTATTCATCAGATCGATGTCTTAAGTGAGACCGAACTCGCCAAATACGCAAAACGTGCTGAACTTGCACGTAAAGAAGCCGAAGAGACGTTCCGATCAGACTATGTATCCAAGTTAAAAGATTCTCTTGATCAGGTTGCACACATAATAAGAGAGCTGAACCATAGCCTTAAACGTCGTCCTTTTAACCAGGAAATCTATCAATTTCGTTGCTACCCTAATGGAGACATGAAAGATATTTTAGACTTAGTAGAGCGCTTTAGTGCGCAGGATCACGCCAACGTTGGCGGATTATTTGATCCACATTTAAGTAACGACCCTGATCACGTGCGCGCTATTGCGTCGATTCAGGCACTTATCTCTGATAATGAAAAACACCAAGATTTGGCCGATTACCGTAAGTTCTACAATTTTGAAGTTGACATTCTCGATGCTGAAGGTAACAAGAAAACCACATTAAGTCAGCGGATTCAAACAGGGTCTGGTGGTGAGCATCAAATACCTTTTTATCTTGCGATTGCCGCGGCGTTATCTACGACGTATCGTTTGCATGAAACCACCGACGGTGAAATCGTTGGTGGATTTTCATTAGCAATGTTTGACGAAGCCTTTAACAAGATAGATATGATTAAAACATCCACTTGCATGGGTTTTATGAAAGACATTGGGTTACAAGTCATTGCGGCCGCGCCAGATGACAAGCGTGCTGTTATGGCTGCCAATATGGACACTATTATTAGCGTTTGGCGTGAAGGGGGGGCGGTTTCAATTGATGTTGCCTACCCAAAAGAGAAAGGACAAGTGTTATTAAATGGTCAAAGTGATACCGTTCTTACATCGCCTTAATTCTTAGATACGAGAAAAAAATGATACAAGAAAAAATAGATCAATGTCTAAAAGACTCAATGGATGTGCATTTTATGACACTGGAAAATGAAAGCAGTATGCACAATGTACCTGCGGGAAGCGAATCACACTTTAAGTTGATTTTAGCCAGCGACGCCTTTAAAGGAAAGCGATTAGTGCAGCGGCACCAGCTTGTGTATTCCATTTTGTCAGAGGAAATGAAACAGATTCATGCCTTGGCAATGCACCTGTATACACAAAAGGAATGGACTGAGCGCAACGAAATGGCGCCTTCCTCGCCGCAATGTCATGGGGGAGAGTAAGGTAAATAGCCTTGACTCAATACGATAATGAGCATAACAGTCACTTTAAAAGAAGATCAAGATACGGCTGTCATCGCCGTTGTCGGTAGCTTTGATTTTTCATTATTTAATGACTTTAGAGTCGCTTACAGCGATCTTTTGAAGTCTTATAGGTATTATGTTGTCGACATGACGATGGTGGAATATTTAGACAGCGCGGCACTGGGAATGTTGTTAAGTATGCGGAATTTCATCGCCTCTGACAGCCATATTCAACTCCGCGGAGCCAATGCGTTCATTAAAAATATTCTGATGATTTCTCGTTTTGATAAGCGTTTTGACATTCAATAAGGTCAATGAAATGAAATTATTATGCGTAGA
The sequence above is a segment of the Marinomonas sp. IMCC 4694 genome. Coding sequences within it:
- a CDS encoding SbcC/MukB-like Walker B domain-containing protein, producing the protein MKKLNRIVLVNWYLLGAEEINIRGNTAIIGPTGSGKSSLLDAIQTVLTGASKRHLNYNASANDGKASGRSIRSYILGMIDSGSANIKSLGTQPRQDATSYLALVFEDSKTGKESSVGLALSASLSSPEEDVLGRFVLSNVGVRKSDFIDALEGKSYQAKPWIEVRETMKKTALDPYIKSGSASATQYINRYLEELSPSADHLITLDSFLKNFKNALKFVPIASPTRFVQDFVLAEAPLQIGAYQKSLNEYRQLEAKTLEVAKRIDDLELIKQDCEKKHQQEQSSVNYQWIATEARFDELGAKQDDIQDQYELQKEREEEIEEELATQASLIKQLQSQLLRFEQQYEHSDVGLKLQQLEQNKKLLVLQSQQDQKAVLQVRQLTLLLSSLQSYDTLLSTDTINLVKEFAQFDGLISETGQVEGNLKPLTQRLVALNALLDKEKAQVFAQRSLLNRNILNLKDECKQLESDVSSLKGGVSPLSQNTKRLIALLNEANITATPLSHLSEVTDRKWQDAIEGYLGAQREALIVEPDDAEAAIRIFRAHRRQLMGCRVIDTTQTRLWLNRGDQNSALRFIRCNNDHAQAYLNRRLGGIKPVETERELLREDSAMTADGMLKLAGTISTIRFVSHMMVGINTDGMRESREKQLANLSAELMDFLKADQRLEQADSLLGRVMANNQFDVDVIGNASHTLTRLTQELESVEAEISQLQQHDDTELQERIEALKLRIANVELEQKKLDRERQQIAEQFGALNTQKSQLSSALAALDEERSRLTSNAKYNAEFASERYALLEGSMVSGAAIYKEAISRADKANEKARGFDQKVRKEVADHYGKYHHANVDDDIQLDYLESKFEEFEHYVIHQIDVLSETELAKYAKRAELARKEAEETFRSDYVSKLKDSLDQVAHIIRELNHSLKRRPFNQEIYQFRCYPNGDMKDILDLVERFSAQDHANVGGLFDPHLSNDPDHVRAIASIQALISDNEKHQDLADYRKFYNFEVDILDAEGNKKTTLSQRIQTGSGGEHQIPFYLAIAAALSTTYRLHETTDGEIVGGFSLAMFDEAFNKIDMIKTSTCMGFMKDIGLQVIAAAPDDKRAVMAANMDTIISVWREGGAVSIDVAYPKEKGQVLLNGQSDTVLTSP
- a CDS encoding STAS domain-containing protein, with the protein product MSITVTLKEDQDTAVIAVVGSFDFSLFNDFRVAYSDLLKSYRYYVVDMTMVEYLDSAALGMLLSMRNFIASDSHIQLRGANAFIKNILMISRFDKRFDIQ
- a CDS encoding HAD family hydrolase — translated: MTSDALSIKTIAFDADDTLWRNEDIFIHAQDAFIELLLPYQNEVFIRSHLGETQVKNLAHFGYGIKGFTLSMIETAIELTEGRISGSEIHQIIQLAKCMLASPVELLDQVEQVLKRLHGRFQLLVITKGDLLDQESKLARSGLADYFDVVEIVSDKTPETYRQILQRHGWKAEEFLMVGNSLKSDVLPVMDIGAKALHISYHSTWEHEQVSEEVLQSYPLLTRLKDISQLEGWLQQTSSR
- a CDS encoding TIGR01777 family oxidoreductase, producing the protein MNILVSGATGFIGQSLLKSLSPNEHNIYAVVRKIDTRLHSSVRQFTLETLSNIDKKIDVFINLAGENIASKPWTEKRKKHLYDSRVTLTDSVRLALQHPPSLVISMSAIGFYGVARHGVFSEDTPPKGGFSHELCKAWEDSAHAFLNDQTRIVIFRLGVVLGRGGALNKMRLPFKLGAGGPIAGGKQWFSWVHIDDVVNAITTAMRDQDYVGEYNLVAAELIEQQHFAKAYARSLNRPAVLPTPRWMLNAIFGEMACLLTEGAKIVPKRLEQQGFEFSFDTIEKALEDIENQ
- the hemH gene encoding ferrochelatase is translated as MKNTSDYGVLMINLGTPDGANTADVRRFLREFLSDSRVVDLNPLLWKPILNLIILTIRPPKVAKVYQQVWMDEGSPLLVLSQRLKENVKKALAEKNGYDVPVELAMTYGNPSMEVAANALRKQGVKNIVVVPMYPQFSATTTGAAYDRLMSSLKRCPHWPSLQLLHDYADHPLYITALANSIRKQWEQQGERRHLVLSYHGIPKRYVTNGDPYARRCNTTSKRVAEELGLKDDEWTHVYQSRFGREEWLKPYADATLKAFPSKGIKKINVISPAFSIDCIETLEEITLELGDEFKHNGGEAFEYIPALNDSSDQVDLYLALIEQNTKQWTSL
- a CDS encoding BolA/IbaG family iron-sulfur metabolism protein, which produces MIQEKIDQCLKDSMDVHFMTLENESSMHNVPAGSESHFKLILASDAFKGKRLVQRHQLVYSILSEEMKQIHALAMHLYTQKEWTERNEMAPSSPQCHGGE
- a CDS encoding DUF4194 domain-containing protein, which produces MLRELKKVVEESGKDAQEFQHTANFLIANQFASAYKHGQRKHYLLLESYQDYFGRLFDALGMTLYLNENERLAGLLPVQKEAFVRLKTDETLFLLVLRQIYEEKIENFEVDNGFVATDTRHVLNRFVQLVKRDIPNETRFKDILALLSRHGVLIRGKSYEEDSKNQIINITPVVRLIVTEAYLRQLESFNDTDPDEDDVVELEANDAQDTPQD
- a CDS encoding type I DNA topoisomerase, coding for MTEKPSKLFVTHWEQEFLEQNDAQITSAKVRYRCPKCDSLLMLKQGANGDFWGCEAYPNCDYTANNENGKPVRAKRYLCPSCQSPLRKKTFKENSFWGCSRYPECKVTVEDDKGIPSSTKKYPCRLCGHYLIRKKSKNGYFWGCVTYPTCTHTLNDNNGLPVPKKK
- a CDS encoding sulfite exporter TauE/SafE family protein, whose product is MMLNIDILLLLLLVGAATGSTIALIRVSPTFIAIPALYLFFPVFGYSFEDHVLPIVATCITAFIPIQLYIWINAMKANAVDSTSLIHFAPGIAMGGVIGAQLLSIISVLVFKVAFSVVVLFALFALLFPIKADSKNNNTQKRFIDLPLGLLVGIVSLLSGNNGQDLSYMLSRLKKVSVGLIDGTTAGFVVFSSIAAMIGFIFPAKPFNDLGLSGFAGAIHLPSLGVLALAHTVFYWLCRHRGNALDKKVLAVSVMIFLACSVVRIWW
- a CDS encoding sirohydrochlorin chelatase; protein product: MLRKEYDHIILLAHGSPDPLWKQPFEALYAQVTQTYGENNVSLAYMEMTTPSLEDAVAMLGSTVKSVAVLPLFLAVGRHLRHDVPTQITALQREDLHLTLLPPIGDDELVKKAMETAVANHLGKV
- a CDS encoding Wadjet anti-phage system protein JetA family protein; the protein is MLFKHLPDEIFQALSGSNRALVEAVLKDLAEIFYDHAEDPIKDKSVIIESIEDTLHKLDTVAWHDDQKEPFDSPKTLHDYALRIYHRLVNTGWLVEEQELYRVSVLMTPQISMLLRSLIEISQHGKRNYGATVLSILSNLESVAKHPKERGVTLSQSAEASREFSAHLNQILLGIRSLQRELFDSRDPKAIVAGFFDLFVEGILIADYKTLKTSNNPFRFRRQILELAQSFLSDSKTMKEVAQCYVDQQLISMDKALVMVEKDCRDIIQTFSNIEQRLERIDEYRYRLEKRAADTARYMDSSRPGMANKIAGIISDAASYHSLPVLKGMIGAKFVGVASAAQPSRRREPPPPRIMTPVEVSAQAIIIRDQQRRFHEARQVTLPKMQSYLEKQLATGRTKHILDFTIESVEDFVCFDHLRYVGSLGVNAKKIEDEFEIQFTHTYLDVHNFVECREFNVVRRSKA